In Phaeobacter gallaeciensis DSM 26640, a genomic segment contains:
- a CDS encoding FAD-binding oxidoreductase: MVQATTLPRNEAGINAAIDVLKQRFGEQLQTGQAIREQHGHTTTWITNQPPDAVVFPTSTEDVAEIVRTCADYGVPVIPYGTGTSLEGHVNAPAGGICVDMMRMDKILAVHAEDLDVVVQPGVTREQLNTFLRDQGLFFPIDPGANASLGGMAATRASGTNAVRYGTMKDNVLALEAVMADGGVIRTAQRAKKSSAGYDMTRLLVGSEGTLGLISELTLRLQGIPEAIRSARCAFRSVDDACRAVMTTIQYGIPVARIELLDEMSVRAANAYSGLDLPEMPLLLLEFHGSDAGVVEQTEIFAQIAEEFGGFDMAATSTAEERSKLWQARHDMYWASLQLRPGAKGISTDVCVPISKLAECVSAARAKAEEMGLLAPMVGHVGDGNFHALLLIDMDSDAEREAADAYVGWLNELAISMEGTCTGEHGIGQGKRPYLKQELGETTRYMAAIKAALDPENILNPGKILEI, translated from the coding sequence ATGGTCCAGGCCACAACATTGCCGCGCAACGAGGCCGGTATCAACGCGGCGATTGACGTGTTGAAACAACGCTTTGGTGAGCAGTTGCAGACTGGGCAGGCGATCCGTGAACAGCATGGCCACACCACCACCTGGATCACCAATCAGCCGCCGGATGCGGTGGTCTTTCCAACCTCCACCGAAGACGTGGCGGAAATCGTCAGAACCTGCGCCGACTACGGCGTGCCGGTGATCCCCTATGGCACCGGCACCTCGCTGGAGGGCCATGTCAACGCCCCCGCCGGTGGCATCTGCGTTGATATGATGCGGATGGACAAGATCCTTGCCGTCCATGCCGAAGACCTTGATGTGGTGGTGCAGCCGGGGGTGACCCGCGAGCAGCTCAATACATTCCTGCGCGATCAGGGTCTGTTCTTCCCGATTGATCCCGGTGCCAATGCCTCGCTCGGCGGTATGGCCGCGACCCGCGCCTCCGGCACCAATGCGGTGCGCTATGGCACAATGAAGGACAATGTGCTGGCGCTTGAGGCGGTGATGGCAGACGGCGGGGTGATCCGCACCGCGCAGCGGGCCAAAAAATCCTCCGCCGGATATGATATGACCCGCCTGCTGGTCGGCAGCGAAGGCACGCTGGGTCTGATCAGCGAGCTGACCCTGCGCCTGCAGGGCATCCCGGAGGCGATCCGCTCGGCGCGCTGTGCCTTCCGCAGCGTGGATGACGCCTGCCGCGCAGTGATGACGACCATCCAATACGGCATCCCGGTGGCCCGGATCGAACTGCTGGACGAAATGAGCGTGCGCGCCGCCAACGCCTATTCCGGCCTCGATCTGCCGGAAATGCCGCTCCTGCTGCTGGAGTTCCACGGCTCGGATGCCGGCGTGGTGGAACAGACGGAGATATTCGCCCAGATCGCGGAGGAGTTCGGTGGCTTTGACATGGCGGCGACCTCCACCGCAGAGGAGCGCAGCAAGCTCTGGCAGGCGCGCCATGATATGTATTGGGCCAGCCTGCAGCTGCGCCCCGGTGCCAAAGGGATTTCCACCGACGTCTGTGTGCCAATCTCCAAACTGGCCGAATGTGTCAGCGCCGCGCGCGCGAAAGCCGAAGAGATGGGTCTCCTTGCGCCGATGGTCGGCCATGTCGGCGATGGCAATTTCCATGCGCTGCTGCTGATCGACATGGACAGCGACGCGGAACGGGAAGCCGCCGATGCCTATGTGGGCTGGCTGAATGAGCTGGCGATCTCGATGGAAGGCACCTGCACCGGGGAACATGGTATCGGTCAGGGCAAACGCCCCTATCTCAAGCAGGAACTGGGCGAGACCACCCGCTATATGGCCGCGATCAAGGCGGCATTGGACCCTGAGAATATCCTGAACCCCGGCAAAATTCTGGAAATCTGA
- a CDS encoding GcvT family protein: MKTQVKALVVGGGAVGTSIAYHLAKAGWDDVMLIERDELTSGSTWHAAGLLPLFNMSYATTHIHKYSVDFYKTLEEETGLNAGFAVVGNLRMAQTQDRMDEYMLYASTAETCDVDYEWLTPDQIKERWPLIETGDLKGAIYHTEDGYINPADVTQAMAKGARQRGVEIHRKLQADAFHWTGTHWEVTCTKMVEKGGNLIESDETVVITAEHVVTASGNHAQRTAKMLGIKMPAIPVEHTFIVMDKDPELVKWREAGNPEHPVIRDADNESYAREERGGWILGIYEHGAPARFEHGVPDSFRADLFPLDLDRIADQYMAMAERVPSCAESGLKDDFNGPICYTPDGNPLVGPAPGLRNMWLAEGFSFGITAAGGTGYYLAQMMVDGEAEIDMASLDPKRYSSNWMTTEFAARKNEECYEHVYILHHPDEERPAARPLRTAPAFDRQKARGAQFGWVNGWERPNYFGPVDAPDNFDEESRSFRRGGWWQHAVDEAKAIREGVGLVDATAFTKHVVKGPGATQFLDWFTCNKLPKIGRINLTYALTAFGTTRTEYTIVRNGENNYYLVSAGAWTEYDADFLRKAAEDKMEEFGYIEIQDVTTQWGVFAIAGPKSRDVLKEVIVDADPETALSNKRFPWLSARQIELGMCPVNAIRVAYTGELGWELHHPIEMQNYLFDLLEKAGVKHGMKLVGARAQNWLRQEKSYRAFGNELGRDATPLEADLPRFVDLEKDFHGKDKLVETGVRVKCCTLLIDGPSDADPWGHEALYAEDGVTRVGRLTSGGYSVAFEKSIGMGYVQPDVAVEGTKLKVKMQDKLWDAVVTCDSPYDPKNETIRQNG, from the coding sequence ATGAAAACCCAAGTCAAAGCATTGGTCGTCGGCGGTGGCGCTGTCGGCACCTCGATTGCCTATCACCTTGCCAAAGCAGGCTGGGACGACGTCATGCTGATTGAACGTGACGAGCTGACCTCCGGTTCGACATGGCACGCAGCTGGCCTTCTGCCGCTGTTCAACATGTCCTATGCGACCACCCATATTCACAAATACTCGGTCGATTTCTACAAGACCCTGGAAGAAGAAACCGGCCTGAATGCGGGTTTCGCCGTGGTGGGCAACCTGCGGATGGCGCAAACCCAGGATCGCATGGATGAATATATGCTCTATGCCTCCACCGCCGAGACCTGCGATGTCGACTACGAATGGCTGACCCCGGATCAAATCAAGGAACGCTGGCCGCTGATCGAGACTGGCGATCTGAAAGGCGCGATCTACCACACCGAGGACGGCTACATTAACCCGGCAGACGTGACCCAGGCGATGGCCAAGGGCGCCCGTCAGCGCGGCGTTGAAATCCACCGTAAACTGCAGGCCGACGCGTTCCACTGGACCGGTACCCATTGGGAAGTCACCTGCACCAAGATGGTTGAGAAGGGTGGCAACCTCATTGAGAGCGACGAGACAGTCGTGATCACCGCAGAGCATGTTGTCACCGCATCCGGCAACCACGCGCAGCGCACCGCCAAGATGCTGGGCATCAAAATGCCAGCGATCCCGGTTGAGCACACGTTCATCGTCATGGACAAAGACCCCGAGCTGGTCAAATGGCGCGAAGCGGGCAACCCCGAGCACCCGGTTATTCGCGACGCGGACAATGAATCCTATGCCCGCGAAGAGCGCGGCGGCTGGATCCTTGGCATCTATGAGCACGGTGCACCTGCTCGTTTTGAACATGGCGTGCCGGACAGCTTCCGCGCTGACCTGTTCCCGCTGGATCTGGACCGGATCGCCGACCAGTATATGGCAATGGCCGAGCGGGTGCCGTCCTGCGCGGAATCCGGCCTCAAGGACGATTTCAACGGCCCGATCTGCTACACCCCCGACGGCAACCCGCTGGTCGGCCCGGCTCCCGGCCTGCGCAACATGTGGCTGGCAGAAGGCTTCTCCTTCGGCATCACGGCGGCTGGCGGCACTGGCTACTATCTGGCGCAGATGATGGTCGATGGCGAAGCCGAGATCGACATGGCGTCGCTTGATCCCAAGCGGTATTCTTCCAACTGGATGACCACCGAATTCGCCGCCCGCAAGAACGAAGAATGCTACGAGCACGTCTACATCTTGCACCACCCGGACGAAGAGCGTCCGGCGGCCCGCCCGCTGCGCACCGCGCCTGCGTTTGACCGCCAGAAGGCCCGCGGCGCACAGTTCGGCTGGGTCAATGGCTGGGAACGCCCGAACTACTTCGGCCCCGTCGATGCCCCCGATAACTTTGACGAAGAGAGTCGCTCTTTCCGCCGCGGTGGCTGGTGGCAGCACGCGGTGGACGAGGCCAAGGCCATCCGTGAAGGCGTTGGCCTGGTGGATGCCACCGCCTTCACCAAACATGTCGTCAAAGGCCCCGGTGCGACTCAGTTCCTCGACTGGTTCACCTGCAACAAGCTGCCGAAGATTGGCCGCATCAACCTGACCTATGCGCTGACCGCATTTGGCACCACCCGCACCGAATACACCATCGTGCGCAATGGCGAGAACAACTATTACCTCGTCTCCGCCGGTGCCTGGACCGAGTATGACGCGGACTTCCTGCGCAAGGCGGCCGAGGACAAGATGGAAGAGTTCGGCTACATCGAGATCCAGGACGTGACCACCCAATGGGGCGTTTTCGCCATCGCAGGGCCGAAATCCCGCGATGTGCTGAAAGAGGTGATCGTGGACGCCGACCCCGAAACCGCACTGTCCAACAAGCGTTTCCCCTGGCTGTCGGCCCGTCAGATCGAACTGGGCATGTGCCCGGTCAATGCGATCCGCGTGGCCTACACCGGTGAACTCGGCTGGGAACTCCACCACCCGATCGAGATGCAGAACTACCTGTTCGACCTGCTGGAGAAAGCCGGCGTGAAGCACGGCATGAAGCTGGTCGGTGCGCGCGCCCAGAACTGGCTGCGTCAGGAGAAATCCTACCGTGCCTTCGGCAATGAGCTGGGCCGTGACGCGACCCCGCTCGAAGCTGACCTGCCGCGCTTTGTCGATCTGGAGAAAGATTTCCACGGCAAGGACAAGCTGGTCGAGACCGGTGTGCGCGTGAAATGCTGCACCCTGCTGATCGACGGTCCGTCGGACGCTGACCCCTGGGGCCACGAGGCGCTTTACGCTGAAGACGGCGTCACCCGCGTGGGCCGCCTGACCTCTGGCGGTTATTCGGTGGCCTTCGAGAAATCCATCGGCATGGGCTATGTGCAGCCCGACGTCGCGGTGGAAGGGACCAAGCTGAAGGTCAAGATGCAGGACAAGCTGTGGGATGCGGTCGTCACCTGCGACAGCCCCTATGACCCGAAAAACGAAACCATCCGTCAAAACGGCTAA